The sequence TTCCACAATTAGCACAAGCCTTTTGCTGTTCATTTTCCATCTCCTCCGTCTAGTGGCAAAGTGAACCAGAATGTCGCCCCACCGTGTTTATTGTTTTTTGCTTCCAAAGTTCCGTCGTGCGCCCGAATGATTGACATGCAAATGGATAAGCCCAGCCCTAAACCACGGGACATGTCCGAGCGTTCTCTTGCCTCTACCGCAAAAGTATCAAATAAATCTGGCAACCGATTTTCTGGGATCCCTTTTCCATTATCACGTACACTGAAAATTGCACTTTGCTTCGTTTTCGTCACGTCTACCCAAACTTCTGCACTAGTTCCACCGTGACGCAGGGCATTTTCCATTAAATTAATAAGCACTTGTTCAATCAGCGTCCCATCCATCGGAACCATCAAAAGATCGCGCGGAACTTTCACGTGAATAGTTCGGTCTCTGAAACGTTTTTTTATGCGCCCAACCGCTTCACCAACAATTTCTTCTACAGCTTCCGGCGCTCGTTCCAAACTCACCAAACCTTCACTAATTCGTGTCACAGATAGCAAATTCTCAACCATCCGTATGAGCCAGCCTGAGTCATCTTTAATGCCTCTAATTAAGTTCCGCTCGGTTTCTTTGTCTAATTCATCTTCTTTTTCAAGTAAGGCGGAACTTGCGCCAATGATGCCTGTAAGCGGCGTTCGCAAATCGTGTGATATCGCCCGTAGTAGATTACTTCTCATCTTTTCTTTGGCTGATTCAATAACAATTTGGCGCTGTTCCTCTGATAAATATTGACGCTCTAAAGCCAGCGCGACTTGAGAGCTAATCATTCGTAAAAATATCCGATTATCTTGTGTGAGCGGACCTTCTTCTGGGGAGCAAGAAACCCCGATGACACCAAGCACCTTTCCTTGGGACATCACTGGCATATAATAGCCAAAAGCGCCCATTAGCGTATCTGTCCCAGCACCCGCTCGCTTTTTGTTTTTAAATACCCAGTGGGCAACCGCTTCTTCATCTGCACTAAGAAGCGCACTCGCATCTTCTTTTCCTTCTGCTTGTACAAAAATCCCTTCATTACTTTTGGCAGGGTCAGCAGAATAAAAAATAACGGAACGGCTAAATAAATGCAAAATATATTCATTGGTTAAATCAATAATTCCTTTTAAATTGCGGGTAACTAATAGCCTTTTATTGATTTCATAAAGCACTTCCGTTCGGCGTTCCCGCTCGACAGCAAGGCTCGCTTGTGTTTTAATTCGAACAGTTAGCGCACTCGTAATCAACGCAACTAAAAGCATAATTCCAAAAGTCACTGGATACCCTGCCTGAATCGTGTTAAATGTATAAAGTGGTGACGTGAAGAAAAAATTAAATAGCATGACGCCAATGATGGAACCCAGAACACCATACACATAACCGCTCGTTACACGAGAAATAATTAAAACAGACAAAATATACATCATAATCACATTTTGGTCACCAATGCCAAATTCACTTAAGCCGACACAAATCGCTGTCGCTAGCGTTAAAAGTAAGACCATTTTCGCCATATCATGCCATGTGAGGAAACTTTTAAAACGCATTTTCATTCGCCGTTTTTTTGTTTTCGGCTGGCTTGAAGGGATGATGTGCATATCGACGTTATCCAAATGCGTGATAAGCCGATCTTCAAAATCCTCTTCAAATAAGGAACGCAAACCCATGCGTCGGCGAGATTTTCCAACAACAATATTTGTCACACCGGT comes from Listeria monocytogenes and encodes:
- a CDS encoding sensor histidine kinase, producing METNRPSPDALLVNLQEETDSSVGKLKIYFGFAAGVGKTYAMLSDAKDQLAAGVDVVAGYIEPHAREETLKMLEGIPIIPPKAITHKNIALKEFDLDEALKRKPELILVDELAHTNAAGVRNKKRFQDVEELLQAGIDVYTTVNVQHIESLNDIVEGITKVAVRETIPDYVFDEADRVKLIDIEPDELLKRLEQGKIYQPERARTAMQNFFTRENLKLLREIAMRKAADRISHEYDQTGIYPEKRASSKWLVCIGTSPSSAKLIRWTARTAEAFRAPWTALYIENEENDYMTKAEKKCLRETMELAERLGAEIVTLAGHDIAETVAEYARLTGVTNIVVGKSRRRMGLRSLFEEDFEDRLITHLDNVDMHIIPSSQPKTKKRRMKMRFKSFLTWHDMAKMVLLLTLATAICVGLSEFGIGDQNVIMMYILSVLIISRVTSGYVYGVLGSIIGVMLFNFFFTSPLYTFNTIQAGYPVTFGIMLLVALITSALTVRIKTQASLAVERERRTEVLYEINKRLLVTRNLKGIIDLTNEYILHLFSRSVIFYSADPAKSNEGIFVQAEGKEDASALLSADEEAVAHWVFKNKKRAGAGTDTLMGAFGYYMPVMSQGKVLGVIGVSCSPEEGPLTQDNRIFLRMISSQVALALERQYLSEEQRQIVIESAKEKMRSNLLRAISHDLRTPLTGIIGASSALLEKEDELDKETERNLIRGIKDDSGWLIRMVENLLSVTRISEGLVSLERAPEAVEEIVGEAVGRIKKRFRDRTIHVKVPRDLLMVPMDGTLIEQVLINLMENALRHGGTSAEVWVDVTKTKQSAIFSVRDNGKGIPENRLPDLFDTFAVEARERSDMSRGLGLGLSICMSIIRAHDGTLEAKNNKHGGATFWFTLPLDGGDGK